The Pseudomonas azadiae genome contains a region encoding:
- the rplD gene encoding 50S ribosomal protein L4: protein MQLNVNDAQAIEVSELTFGGEFNETLVHQAVVAYMAGGRQGSKQQKTRSDVRGGGKRPWRQKGTGRARAGTIRSPIWRGGGTTFAARPQDHSQKLNKKMYRAALRSILAELVRTDRLVVVQDFAVESPKTKELLGKLTNMSLTDVLIVSEAVDQNLYLAARNLPHVDVRDVQGSDPVSLIAYDKVLITVSAVKKFEELLG from the coding sequence ATGCAATTAAATGTAAATGACGCTCAAGCGATCGAAGTTTCCGAACTGACATTTGGCGGCGAATTCAACGAGACGCTGGTTCACCAAGCAGTCGTGGCCTACATGGCCGGCGGCCGTCAAGGTAGCAAGCAGCAAAAGACCCGTTCCGACGTACGTGGTGGCGGTAAGCGCCCTTGGCGTCAGAAAGGCACTGGCCGTGCTCGTGCCGGTACTATCCGTAGCCCAATCTGGCGTGGCGGCGGTACCACTTTCGCAGCTCGTCCACAGGATCACTCGCAGAAGCTCAACAAGAAGATGTACCGCGCAGCTCTGCGCTCCATCCTTGCTGAACTCGTGCGTACCGATCGTCTGGTCGTGGTTCAGGACTTCGCTGTTGAAAGTCCAAAAACCAAAGAACTGCTGGGCAAACTGACCAACATGAGCCTGACCGATGTTTTGATCGTGTCTGAAGCCGTTGATCAGAACCTGTACCTGGCTGCTCGCAACCTGCCACACGTTGATGTACGTGACGTGCAAGGTTCCGATCCAGTTAGTCTGATCGCATACGACAAGGTGTTGATCACCGTGTCGGCCGTGAAGAAATTCGAGGAGCTGCTGGGATGA
- the rpsC gene encoding 30S ribosomal protein S3 yields the protein MGQKVHPIGIRLGIVKEHTSVWYADGRTYADYLFADLKVREYLQDKLKSASVSRIDIHRPAQTARITIHTARPGIVIGKKGEDVEKLRQDLTKQMGVPVHINIEEIRKPELDGMLVAQSVAQQLERRVMFRRAMKRAVQNAMRIGAKGIKIQVSGRLGGAEIARTEWYREGRVPLHTLRADIDYANYEAHTTYGVIGVKVWIFKGEVIGGRQEELKPQAPAPRKKAAK from the coding sequence ATGGGTCAGAAAGTACATCCCATTGGCATTCGCCTGGGAATCGTCAAGGAACACACCTCCGTCTGGTATGCAGACGGCCGGACTTATGCGGACTATTTGTTCGCTGATCTGAAGGTGCGTGAGTATCTCCAAGACAAACTAAAAAGCGCGTCCGTAAGCCGTATCGATATCCATCGCCCGGCGCAAACCGCACGTATCACCATCCACACCGCTCGTCCAGGTATTGTTATCGGGAAGAAAGGTGAAGATGTTGAGAAACTGCGTCAGGACCTGACCAAGCAAATGGGTGTGCCTGTGCACATCAATATCGAAGAGATCCGCAAGCCGGAGCTCGACGGTATGCTGGTTGCGCAGAGCGTAGCTCAGCAGCTGGAGCGTCGCGTCATGTTCCGTCGCGCTATGAAGCGCGCTGTACAGAACGCCATGCGCATTGGTGCCAAAGGCATCAAAATCCAAGTGAGCGGTCGTCTCGGCGGTGCTGAAATCGCACGTACTGAATGGTATCGCGAAGGTCGTGTGCCACTGCACACCCTGCGTGCCGACATCGACTATGCCAACTACGAAGCTCACACCACTTATGGTGTGATCGGTGTAAAGGTTTGGATCTTCAAAGGCGAAGTAATTGGTGGTCGCCAAGAAGAACTGAAACCACAAGCACCAGCGCCTCGTAAAAAAGCTGCTAAGTAA
- the rpsJ gene encoding 30S ribosomal protein S10: MQNQQIRIRLKAFDHRLIDQSTQEIVETAKRTGAQVRGPIPLPTRKERFTVLVSPHVNKDARDQYEIRTHKRVLDIVQPTDKTVDALMKLDLAAGVEVQISLG; the protein is encoded by the coding sequence ATGCAAAATCAGCAAATTCGTATCAGGTTGAAGGCTTTTGACCATCGCCTGATCGACCAATCCACCCAGGAAATCGTGGAAACCGCGAAACGTACTGGTGCTCAAGTGCGTGGTCCAATTCCACTGCCTACCCGTAAAGAGCGGTTCACCGTTCTGGTCTCCCCGCACGTCAACAAGGACGCGCGTGACCAGTACGAGATCCGTACTCATAAGCGCGTACTGGACATCGTCCAGCCAACGGATAAAACCGTTGATGCACTTATGAAGCTCGATCTGGCGGCCGGTGTGGAAGTACAGATCAGCCTCGGCTAA
- the rplB gene encoding 50S ribosomal protein L2 yields MAIVKCKPTSPGRRFVVKVVNQELHKGAPHAPLLEKKSKTGGRNNNGRITTRHIGGGHKQHYRLVDFRRNDKDGISATVERIEYDPNRTAHIALLLYADGERRYIIAPKGVSAGDQLIAGALAPIKPGNALQLRNIPVGSTVHGIELKPGKGAQIARSAGASAQLIAREGVYVTLRLRSGEMRKVLAECRATLGEVSNSEHSLRSLGKAGAKRWRGVRPTVRGVAMNPVDHPHGGGEGRTSGGRHPVSPWGFPTKGAKTRGNKRTDKMIVRRRK; encoded by the coding sequence ATGGCAATCGTTAAATGCAAACCGACTTCCCCTGGCCGCCGTTTTGTGGTCAAGGTGGTCAACCAGGAGCTGCATAAAGGCGCTCCTCACGCACCGCTGCTCGAGAAAAAATCGAAGACTGGTGGTCGTAATAACAATGGTCGTATTACCACGCGTCACATCGGTGGTGGCCATAAGCAGCATTATCGTCTGGTCGATTTCCGTCGCAACGACAAAGATGGCATCTCTGCCACTGTCGAGCGTATTGAATACGATCCAAACCGTACTGCTCACATCGCTCTGCTGCTGTACGCAGATGGCGAGCGTCGCTACATCATCGCCCCTAAAGGCGTGAGTGCTGGCGACCAGCTGATCGCAGGTGCCTTGGCGCCGATCAAGCCGGGCAACGCTCTGCAACTGCGCAACATTCCAGTTGGTAGCACCGTACACGGCATCGAATTGAAGCCAGGTAAAGGCGCGCAAATCGCTCGTTCCGCTGGTGCTTCGGCTCAGCTGATCGCTCGTGAAGGTGTCTACGTGACCCTGCGTCTGCGTTCTGGTGAGATGCGTAAAGTGCTGGCTGAGTGCCGCGCGACCCTGGGCGAAGTCTCGAACTCCGAGCACAGCCTGCGTTCGCTGGGTAAAGCTGGTGCCAAACGCTGGCGTGGCGTTCGCCCAACCGTTCGTGGTGTTGCCATGAACCCGGTTGACCACCCACACGGTGGTGGTGAAGGTCGTACCTCTGGTGGTCGTCATCCGGTATCGCCATGGGGCTTCCCGACTAAGGGCGCGAAGACTCGTGGTAATAAGCGTACCGACAAAATGATCGTCCGTCGTCGCAAGTAA
- the tuf gene encoding elongation factor Tu, whose translation MAKEKFDRSLPHVNVGTIGHVDHGKTTLTAALTRVCSEVFGSAIVDFDKIDSAPEEKARGITINTAHVEYNSLIRHYAHVDCPGHADYVKNMITGAAQMDGAILVCSAADGPMPQTREHILLSRQVGVPYIVVYLNKADLVDDAELLELVEMEVRDLLSTYDFPGDDTPIIIGSARMALEGKDDNEMGTTSVRKLVETLDSYIPDPVRVIDKPFLMPIEDVFSISGRGTVVTGRIERGIVKVQDPLEIVGLRDTTVTTCTGVEMFRKLLDEGRAGENCGVLLRGTKRDDVERGQVLVKPGSVKPHTKFEAEVYVLSKEEGGRHTPFFKGYRPQFYFRTTDVTGNCELPEGVEMVMPGDNIKMVVTLIKTIAMEDGLRFAIREGGRTVGAGVVAKIIE comes from the coding sequence GTGGCTAAAGAAAAATTTGATCGTTCCCTACCGCACGTCAACGTTGGCACCATCGGTCACGTTGACCACGGTAAAACCACGCTGACTGCTGCTCTGACTCGCGTTTGCTCCGAAGTTTTCGGTTCCGCAATCGTTGATTTCGATAAAATCGACAGCGCACCAGAAGAAAAAGCTCGTGGTATCACCATTAACACCGCGCACGTTGAATACAACTCGCTGATCCGTCACTACGCTCACGTTGACTGCCCAGGTCACGCTGACTATGTGAAGAACATGATCACCGGTGCTGCCCAGATGGACGGCGCAATTCTGGTTTGTTCGGCCGCTGATGGTCCGATGCCACAAACCCGTGAGCACATCCTGCTGTCCCGTCAGGTTGGCGTTCCGTACATCGTGGTTTACCTGAACAAGGCCGACCTGGTAGACGACGCTGAGCTGCTGGAACTGGTTGAGATGGAAGTGCGCGATCTGCTGAGCACTTACGACTTCCCAGGCGACGACACTCCGATCATCATCGGTTCTGCTCGTATGGCTCTGGAAGGCAAAGACGATAACGAAATGGGCACCACGTCCGTTCGTAAACTGGTTGAGACTCTGGACAGCTACATCCCAGATCCAGTCCGTGTTATCGACAAGCCGTTCCTGATGCCAATCGAAGACGTGTTCTCGATCTCCGGTCGCGGTACTGTTGTAACTGGTCGTATCGAGCGCGGTATCGTCAAGGTTCAAGATCCACTGGAAATCGTTGGTCTGCGTGACACCACCGTCACCACCTGCACCGGTGTTGAAATGTTCCGTAAACTGCTCGACGAAGGTCGTGCTGGCGAGAACTGCGGCGTTCTGCTGCGTGGTACCAAGCGTGACGACGTTGAGCGTGGCCAGGTTCTGGTCAAGCCAGGTTCGGTTAAGCCGCACACCAAGTTCGAAGCTGAAGTGTACGTGCTGAGCAAAGAAGAAGGCGGTCGTCACACTCCGTTCTTCAAAGGCTACCGTCCACAGTTCTACTTCCGTACTACTGACGTGACTGGTAACTGCGAACTGCCGGAAGGCGTTGAGATGGTAATGCCGGGCGACAACATCAAAATGGTTGTTACCCTGATCAAAACCATCGCAATGGAAGACGGTCTGCGTTTCGCTATTCGCGAAGGCGGCCGTACCGTTGGTGCTGGCGTTGTAGCTAAAATCATCGAGTAA
- the rplN gene encoding 50S ribosomal protein L14, producing the protein MIQTQSMLDVADNSGARRVMCIKVLGGSHRRYAGIGDIIKVTVKEAIPRGKVKKGQVMTAVVVRTRHGVRRADGSIIRFDGNAAVLLNNKQEPIGTRIFGPVTRELRTEKFMKIVSLAPEVL; encoded by the coding sequence ATGATTCAGACTCAATCCATGCTCGATGTGGCCGATAACAGCGGCGCTCGCCGCGTTATGTGCATCAAGGTGCTGGGTGGCTCCCATCGTCGTTACGCTGGTATCGGTGACATCATCAAAGTTACCGTGAAGGAAGCAATTCCTCGCGGTAAAGTGAAAAAAGGCCAAGTGATGACTGCTGTTGTAGTCCGCACTCGTCACGGCGTACGTCGTGCTGATGGCTCCATTATCCGCTTTGATGGCAACGCTGCTGTTCTTCTGAACAACAAGCAAGAGCCTATCGGCACCCGTATCTTTGGGCCAGTGACCCGTGAACTTCGTACTGAGAAGTTCATGAAGATCGTCTCGCTCGCCCCAGAAGTGCTGTAA
- the rplE gene encoding 50S ribosomal protein L5: MARLKEIYWKEIAPKLKEELKLSNVMEVPRVTKITLNMGLGEAVGDKKVIEHAVADLEKITGQKVVVTYARKSIAGFKVREGWPIGVKVTLRRERMYEFLDRLLSISLPRVRDFRGLNAKSFDGRGNYSMGVKEQIIFPEIDYDKIDALRGLDITLTTTAKNDDEGRALLRAFKFPFRN, translated from the coding sequence ATGGCACGACTAAAAGAGATTTACTGGAAAGAAATCGCACCGAAACTTAAGGAAGAACTTAAGCTTTCGAACGTGATGGAAGTTCCACGCGTTACCAAAATCACCCTGAACATGGGTTTGGGCGAAGCGGTCGGTGACAAAAAAGTCATCGAACACGCTGTTGCTGACCTGGAAAAGATCACCGGTCAAAAAGTCGTTGTGACTTACGCTCGGAAATCCATCGCTGGCTTTAAAGTCCGCGAAGGCTGGCCGATTGGCGTCAAAGTGACTCTGCGCCGTGAGCGTATGTACGAATTCCTGGATCGTCTGCTGTCGATCTCCCTGCCTCGGGTTCGCGACTTCCGCGGCCTGAATGCCAAGTCCTTCGATGGTCGTGGTAACTACAGCATGGGCGTGAAAGAGCAGATCATCTTCCCGGAAATCGACTACGACAAGATCGATGCTCTCCGCGGTCTGGACATCACCCTGACCACCACTGCCAAGAACGATGATGAAGGTCGCGCCCTGTTGCGTGCTTTCAAATTCCCGTTCCGCAACTGA
- the rpsQ gene encoding 30S ribosomal protein S17 translates to MAEAEKTVRTLTGRVVSDKMDKTITVLIERRVKHPIYGKYVKRSTKLHAHDETNQCHIGDKVTIRETRPLAKTKSWALVDVLERAVEV, encoded by the coding sequence ATGGCTGAAGCCGAAAAGACTGTCCGTACGCTGACTGGCCGTGTTGTCAGCGACAAGATGGACAAAACCATCACCGTTTTAATCGAGCGTCGCGTTAAGCACCCGATCTACGGTAAATATGTTAAGCGTTCGACTAAGCTGCACGCGCACGACGAAACCAATCAGTGCCACATCGGCGACAAAGTCACTATTCGTGAAACTCGTCCGCTGGCCAAGACCAAGTCTTGGGCACTGGTTGATGTTCTCGAACGCGCTGTGGAAGTCTAA
- the fusA gene encoding elongation factor G, which translates to MARTTPISRYRNIGIVAHVDAGKTTTTERVLFYTGKSHKMGEVHDGAATTDWMVQEQERGITITSAAITAFWKGSEKQYKDEHRFNVIDTPGHVDFTIEVERSLRVLDGAVVVFCGTSGVEPQSETVWRQANKYGVPRLVYVNKMDRAGANFLRVIAQIKQRLGHTPVPIQLAIGSEDNFQGQIDLLTMEAVYWNDADKGMVPVRKPIPAELQELADEWRNNMVEAAAEANEELMNKYLEGEELTNVEIKAALRQRTIAGEIVLAVCGSSFKNKGVPLVLDAVIDYLPAPVDIPAIKGTDPDDETIELERHADDAEPFSALAFKIATDPFVGTLTFVRVYSGVLNSGDGVINSVKGKKERVGRMVQMHANAREEIKEVRAGDIAALIGMKDVTTGETLCNADKPIILVRMDFPEPVISVAVEPKTKDDQEKMGIALGKLAQEDPSFRVKTDEETGQTIISGMGELHLDILVDRMRREFNVEANIGKPQVSYRERITKNCEIEGKFVRQSGGRGQFGHCWIRFAPADEGQEGLQFVNEVVGGVVPKEYIPAIQKGIEEQMKNGVVAGYPLIGLKATVFDGSYHDVDSNEMAFKVAASMATKQLAQKGGGELLEPIMAVEVVTPEDYMGDVMGDLNRRRGMILGMEDTVSGKVIRAEVPLGEMFGYATDVRSMSQGRASYSMEFKKYNTAPAHIAETVSKKQG; encoded by the coding sequence ATGGCTCGTACTACTCCGATTAGCCGCTACCGTAACATCGGTATCGTTGCTCACGTGGATGCTGGTAAAACCACCACCACCGAGCGCGTACTGTTTTACACCGGCAAAAGTCACAAGATGGGCGAGGTGCATGACGGCGCCGCGACCACAGACTGGATGGTTCAGGAGCAGGAGCGTGGTATTACCATTACTTCTGCTGCTATTACCGCCTTCTGGAAAGGTTCCGAGAAGCAGTACAAAGATGAGCATCGCTTCAACGTAATCGATACCCCGGGTCACGTAGACTTCACCATTGAAGTTGAACGTTCCCTGCGCGTACTCGACGGCGCTGTCGTTGTGTTCTGTGGTACCTCGGGTGTTGAGCCGCAGTCGGAAACCGTATGGCGTCAAGCCAATAAATACGGCGTTCCACGTCTTGTTTACGTAAACAAGATGGACCGTGCCGGTGCGAACTTCCTGCGCGTGATCGCTCAGATCAAGCAGCGCTTGGGTCACACCCCGGTGCCAATTCAGTTGGCTATCGGTTCCGAAGATAATTTCCAAGGCCAGATCGATCTGCTGACCATGGAAGCTGTCTACTGGAACGATGCTGACAAAGGTATGGTTCCTGTTCGCAAGCCTATCCCTGCTGAACTGCAGGAACTGGCTGACGAATGGCGCAACAACATGGTTGAAGCTGCGGCTGAAGCCAACGAAGAACTGATGAACAAGTACCTCGAAGGTGAAGAACTCACCAACGTGGAAATCAAGGCCGCTCTGCGTCAGCGTACTATCGCTGGCGAAATCGTCCTGGCTGTTTGTGGTTCCTCGTTCAAGAACAAGGGCGTTCCCCTGGTTCTCGATGCTGTGATCGACTACCTGCCGGCACCAGTAGATATTCCTGCCATCAAGGGTACCGACCCGGATGACGAGACTATCGAGCTGGAGCGTCATGCAGACGACGCTGAACCGTTCTCCGCTCTGGCATTTAAAATTGCCACTGACCCATTCGTGGGCACATTGACCTTCGTCCGCGTTTACTCGGGCGTGTTGAACTCCGGCGACGGCGTGATCAACTCGGTTAAAGGCAAAAAAGAGCGCGTTGGTCGTATGGTGCAAATGCACGCAAACGCTCGCGAAGAGATCAAGGAAGTACGCGCTGGCGACATCGCGGCCTTGATCGGCATGAAGGACGTCACCACCGGTGAAACCTTGTGCAACGCTGACAAGCCAATCATCCTGGTTCGCATGGACTTCCCGGAGCCGGTTATTTCGGTTGCCGTAGAGCCTAAGACCAAGGATGACCAGGAAAAAATGGGTATCGCTCTGGGCAAGCTTGCTCAGGAGGATCCATCTTTCCGCGTCAAGACTGATGAAGAGACTGGTCAAACGATCATCTCCGGCATGGGCGAGCTTCACCTGGACATCCTGGTTGACCGGATGCGCCGTGAGTTCAACGTCGAAGCCAACATCGGTAAGCCTCAGGTTTCCTATCGTGAGCGCATCACGAAGAACTGTGAAATCGAAGGCAAGTTCGTTCGTCAGTCCGGCGGTCGTGGTCAGTTCGGTCACTGCTGGATCCGTTTTGCTCCTGCTGACGAAGGTCAGGAAGGTCTGCAATTCGTGAACGAAGTAGTGGGCGGTGTGGTTCCTAAGGAATACATCCCTGCTATCCAGAAGGGTATCGAAGAGCAGATGAAGAACGGTGTTGTTGCCGGCTATCCGCTGATCGGCCTGAAAGCAACCGTTTTTGACGGTTCTTACCACGACGTCGACTCCAACGAGATGGCGTTTAAGGTGGCTGCCTCCATGGCAACCAAGCAACTGGCCCAGAAGGGCGGTGGTGAGTTGCTTGAGCCAATCATGGCGGTAGAAGTTGTTACACCTGAAGACTATATGGGTGATGTCATGGGCGACCTTAACCGTCGTCGCGGCATGATTCTGGGTATGGAAGACACGGTTTCCGGCAAAGTGATTCGCGCCGAGGTTCCGTTGGGTGAGATGTTCGGTTATGCGACCGACGTCCGCTCCATGTCTCAGGGTCGCGCAAGCTACTCTATGGAATTCAAAAAATACAACACAGCTCCGGCGCACATCGCTGAAACTGTATCCAAAAAACAAGGCTGA
- the rpsG gene encoding 30S ribosomal protein S7 has product MPRRRVAAKREVLDDPKYGSQILAKFMNHVMESGKKAVAERIVYGALEKVKERKNSDPLEIFEKALDAIAPLVEVKSRRVGGATYQVPVEVRPSRRNALAMRWLVDFARKRGEKSMALRLAGELLDAAEGKGAAVKKREDVHRMAEANKAFSHYRF; this is encoded by the coding sequence ATGCCAAGAAGACGCGTAGCAGCCAAGCGCGAAGTGCTTGACGATCCAAAATACGGAAGCCAAATCCTGGCCAAGTTCATGAACCACGTGATGGAAAGCGGCAAAAAAGCCGTTGCCGAGCGTATCGTTTATGGCGCGCTGGAAAAGGTTAAAGAACGCAAGAACAGCGACCCCCTGGAAATCTTCGAGAAAGCTCTCGACGCCATCGCTCCGCTGGTCGAAGTGAAGTCGCGCCGTGTAGGCGGTGCTACTTACCAGGTTCCGGTCGAAGTTCGTCCGTCTCGTCGTAACGCTCTGGCAATGCGCTGGTTGGTAGACTTCGCCCGTAAGCGCGGCGAGAAGTCTATGGCCCTGCGTTTGGCTGGCGAACTGTTGGACGCTGCTGAAGGTAAAGGTGCTGCTGTTAAGAAGCGTGAAGACGTGCACCGTATGGCTGAAGCTAACAAAGCTTTCTCGCACTACCGCTTCTAA
- the rplW gene encoding 50S ribosomal protein L23, whose product MNQERVFKVLLGPHVSEKATVLADKKGQFVFKVATDATKLEIKKAVESLFSVKVERVTTLNVLGKSKRTARGLGKRNDWKKAVISLQPGQDLDFSSSAE is encoded by the coding sequence ATGAACCAGGAACGCGTATTTAAAGTTCTGCTTGGCCCGCACGTTTCCGAAAAGGCTACGGTTCTGGCTGACAAGAAAGGCCAGTTCGTTTTCAAGGTTGCAACTGACGCAACCAAGCTGGAAATCAAGAAGGCCGTCGAAAGCCTGTTCAGCGTGAAAGTAGAGCGTGTTACTACCCTGAATGTTCTGGGTAAGAGCAAGCGCACTGCTCGCGGTCTGGGCAAGCGTAATGACTGGAAGAAGGCAGTTATCTCCCTTCAGCCAGGCCAAGATCTCGATTTCAGCAGCAGTGCTGAGTAA
- the rpsS gene encoding 30S ribosomal protein S19, with protein MPRSLKKGPFIDLHLLKKIEVAAEKNDRKPVKTWSRRSMILPQMVGLTIAVHNGRLHVPVLVNEDMVGHKLGEFAGTRTYRGHVADKKAKR; from the coding sequence GTGCCACGTTCTCTGAAAAAAGGTCCTTTTATTGATCTTCACCTACTGAAGAAGATCGAAGTGGCGGCGGAAAAGAACGATCGCAAACCAGTTAAGACCTGGTCGCGTCGTTCGATGATCCTGCCACAAATGGTCGGTCTGACCATCGCTGTACACAACGGTCGCTTGCACGTCCCAGTTCTCGTGAACGAAGACATGGTCGGCCACAAACTAGGCGAGTTTGCCGGTACCCGCACTTATCGTGGGCACGTGGCAGACAAGAAAGCCAAGCGTTAA
- the rpmC gene encoding 50S ribosomal protein L29 → MKANELREKSAQQLNEQLLGLLRDQFNLRMQKATGQLGQSHLLSQVKRDIARVKTVLNQQAGK, encoded by the coding sequence ATGAAAGCGAATGAACTTCGTGAAAAATCCGCACAGCAGCTGAACGAGCAACTGCTCGGCCTGCTGCGCGACCAGTTCAATCTGCGCATGCAGAAAGCAACTGGCCAGTTGGGGCAGTCTCATCTGCTCTCGCAAGTTAAGCGTGACATCGCTCGCGTGAAGACTGTGCTCAACCAGCAGGCAGGTAAGTGA
- the rplP gene encoding 50S ribosomal protein L16, whose product MLQPKRTKFRKQMTGHNRGLAQRGSKVSFGEFALKSVARGRLTARQIESARRALTRHVKRGGKIWIRVFPDKPISKKPLEVRMGKGKGNVEYWVAQIQPGKVLYEIEGVTEELAREAFALAAAKLPLATAFVKRTVM is encoded by the coding sequence ATGTTGCAACCAAAGCGTACGAAGTTCCGCAAGCAGATGACAGGCCACAACCGTGGTCTGGCTCAGCGCGGTAGCAAAGTCAGCTTCGGCGAGTTCGCGCTGAAGTCTGTAGCTCGTGGTCGTCTCACCGCTCGTCAGATCGAGTCAGCGCGTCGTGCACTGACCCGTCACGTAAAACGTGGTGGCAAGATCTGGATCCGTGTATTCCCGGACAAGCCGATCTCCAAAAAACCTCTCGAGGTTCGTATGGGTAAAGGTAAGGGTAACGTGGAATACTGGGTAGCCCAGATTCAGCCAGGCAAAGTCCTGTATGAAATCGAGGGCGTAACTGAAGAGCTGGCGCGTGAGGCTTTTGCCCTGGCTGCTGCAAAGCTGCCGCTCGCCACCGCCTTTGTTAAACGGACGGTGATGTGA
- the rplV gene encoding 50S ribosomal protein L22: MEVAAKLSGARISAQKARLVADQIRGKKVGEALNLLAFSSKKAAEIMKKVLESAVANAEHNEGADVDDLKVSTVFVNEGRSLKRIMPRAKGRADRIVKRSCHITVKVADK; the protein is encoded by the coding sequence ATGGAAGTAGCCGCTAAGTTGTCGGGCGCTCGAATCTCCGCCCAGAAAGCCCGCTTGGTCGCCGACCAGATCCGCGGGAAGAAGGTGGGCGAAGCGCTCAACCTGTTGGCTTTCAGCAGTAAGAAAGCCGCCGAGATCATGAAGAAAGTGCTGGAGTCGGCCGTAGCCAACGCCGAGCATAACGAAGGCGCAGACGTTGATGACCTTAAAGTCAGCACCGTTTTCGTCAACGAAGGGCGTTCGCTGAAGCGAATCATGCCACGTGCCAAAGGCCGTGCTGATCGCATCGTCAAGCGGTCTTGCCATATCACTGTCAAGGTTGCTGACAAGTAA
- the rplC gene encoding 50S ribosomal protein L3, whose translation MTIGVVGRKCGMTRIFTEEGVSIPVTVIEIEPNRVTQFKTEETDGYRAVQVTVGERRASRVTAAQAGHFAKANVAAGRTVMEFRLEDGDYQAGDLINAEIFAAGQLVDVTGQSKGKGFQGTIKRWNFRGQDNTHGNSVSHRVPGSIGQCQTPGRVFKGKKMSGHMGAERVTVQSLEVVRVDAERNLLLVKGAVPGATGGNLVVRPAAKARG comes from the coding sequence ATGACTATTGGTGTAGTCGGTCGTAAATGCGGTATGACCCGTATTTTCACCGAAGAAGGTGTCTCCATTCCGGTCACGGTCATTGAGATCGAACCGAATCGCGTCACCCAGTTCAAAACTGAAGAAACCGATGGCTATCGTGCAGTGCAAGTCACTGTCGGCGAGCGTCGTGCTTCGCGCGTGACTGCTGCTCAAGCAGGTCACTTCGCTAAAGCAAACGTTGCAGCTGGTCGCACCGTCATGGAGTTCCGTCTTGAAGACGGCGACTACCAGGCAGGCGATCTGATCAACGCTGAAATCTTCGCCGCTGGTCAACTGGTTGATGTAACCGGTCAGTCCAAGGGTAAAGGCTTCCAGGGTACGATCAAGCGTTGGAATTTCCGTGGCCAAGACAACACTCACGGTAACTCCGTTTCCCACCGCGTCCCGGGCTCTATTGGCCAGTGCCAGACTCCTGGTCGTGTATTCAAGGGCAAAAAAATGTCCGGTCATATGGGCGCTGAGCGCGTGACCGTGCAGTCCCTCGAAGTAGTGCGCGTCGACGCTGAACGCAATCTGTTGTTGGTCAAGGGTGCTGTTCCTGGCGCTACTGGCGGCAACCTGGTTGTACGTCCAGCGGCCAAGGCTCGCGGTTAA
- the rplX gene encoding 50S ribosomal protein L24, producing the protein MQKIRRDDEIIVIAGKDKGKRGKVLKVLANNRLVIGGLNLVKRHTKPNPMSGVQGGIVEKEAPLDASNVAIFNGETNKADRVGFKVEDGKKIRVFKSTQKAVDA; encoded by the coding sequence ATGCAAAAGATTCGTCGTGACGACGAGATCATCGTGATCGCCGGCAAAGACAAAGGTAAGCGCGGTAAGGTGCTTAAGGTTCTCGCTAACAACCGTCTGGTTATCGGCGGTTTGAACCTGGTCAAGCGTCATACCAAGCCTAACCCGATGTCGGGCGTGCAGGGCGGTATCGTCGAAAAAGAAGCTCCGCTGGACGCTTCTAACGTCGCCATTTTCAACGGCGAAACCAACAAGGCTGATCGCGTTGGTTTCAAAGTAGAAGATGGCAAGAAAATTCGTGTCTTCAAGTCGACCCAAAAAGCGGTTGATGCTTGA